Proteins from one Thermomicrobiales bacterium genomic window:
- a CDS encoding iron ABC transporter substrate-binding protein — protein MADRATNGTALRTVTWAIDRRRLLMATGVGAGALAIGRLGAAAQATPEASATAGGTITVYSGRSEDLVAPVLAMFSEATGIAVEARYGNTAEMAAAILEEGENSPADVYYAQDAGALGAIEAAGLFAPLPAETLDIVDSRFRSSAGNWVGVTGRARVLVYNTDELAPDALPATVQELTGDAWEGKVGWAPTNGSFQAFITAMRVTEGEDATRAWLQGMIDNGAVVFEGNSDIVRAVAAGEIATGLVNNYYIYEITAEEGEIPVANHFFEGGNIGSLVNISGLGVLNTSANPEGALALANYLLGEEAQTYFAENTYEYPLLAGVPTAEGLPPLAELDSPDIDLSRLADLEGTLALLAEVGLV, from the coding sequence TTGGCAGATCGGGCAACAAACGGCACGGCGCTCCGAACCGTGACATGGGCTATCGACCGGCGTCGTCTGCTCATGGCCACGGGAGTTGGCGCAGGCGCGCTGGCGATCGGCCGGCTGGGCGCAGCTGCGCAGGCAACTCCAGAAGCGAGCGCCACCGCTGGCGGAACGATCACGGTCTATTCCGGCCGTTCCGAGGATCTGGTTGCGCCGGTACTGGCGATGTTCAGCGAGGCGACCGGAATTGCGGTCGAGGCGCGCTATGGCAACACCGCCGAGATGGCGGCGGCCATCCTTGAAGAAGGCGAGAACAGCCCGGCCGACGTGTATTACGCGCAGGATGCCGGCGCGCTCGGCGCAATCGAGGCGGCGGGTCTTTTCGCTCCGCTGCCGGCCGAAACGCTCGACATCGTCGATTCACGATTCCGTTCGTCCGCCGGCAACTGGGTCGGCGTTACTGGACGTGCCAGGGTGCTCGTCTACAACACCGATGAACTCGCTCCCGATGCGCTGCCTGCCACCGTGCAGGAACTGACCGGCGACGCCTGGGAGGGCAAGGTCGGCTGGGCGCCAACCAATGGCTCGTTCCAGGCGTTCATAACAGCCATGCGCGTCACCGAGGGTGAGGACGCTACGCGAGCATGGCTGCAGGGCATGATCGACAACGGCGCGGTCGTGTTCGAGGGCAATAGCGATATCGTCCGCGCAGTCGCAGCCGGCGAGATCGCCACCGGTCTCGTGAACAACTACTACATCTACGAGATCACGGCCGAGGAAGGCGAGATTCCGGTGGCGAACCATTTCTTCGAAGGGGGAAACATCGGTTCGCTCGTCAACATCTCCGGTCTCGGCGTGCTCAACACGTCGGCAAACCCCGAGGGAGCGTTGGCGCTCGCCAACTACCTGCTCGGTGAAGAAGCGCAAACGTATTTCGCCGAAAACACGTATGAGTATCCGCTGCTGGCCGGAGTCCCCACTGCTGAAGGGCTTCCACCGCTGGCCGAGCTCGATTCACCCGACATAGACCTTAGCCGCCTTGCCGATCTGGAGGGTACGCTGGCGCTGTTGGCCGAGGTTGGTCTCGTCTAG